One window of Cryptobacterium curtum DSM 15641 genomic DNA carries:
- a CDS encoding MBL fold metallo-hydrolase, whose amino-acid sequence MNTFTHIHSDPDVYSIPVPFPNYATSETNCYLIQQDGETLVVDVGAPSAVGRTMLEGALHDLKADPQHTSFFLTHFHMDHVGLLDEVANPSQTVYLSHVDFGRMQRSLYDPWVDQLYKRMLSEGCPAHYRSIIAETRQADRFDADIHMLSFVGEGDSIAVGSATFDVFEVGGHTPGHLALLHRPSGMLFSGDHVLFVISPGVDLQPDRTDSMETYLQSLEKVRNLPYRQLLHSHGPLWNNVEERIDWLAHHHVQRAASALSVIEATPGLSGEELTRLLSWNVPHKTWDDIAPAQQRYISGEGIVILDYLCGLGDIKRTADDMGINRYYAQRAGADSRIAALLAQASQRLENTKV is encoded by the coding sequence ATGAATACGTTTACACACATTCATTCCGATCCAGATGTTTATTCAATTCCCGTTCCGTTTCCTAACTATGCGACGTCGGAAACGAACTGCTATCTCATTCAACAGGACGGCGAAACGCTCGTTGTCGATGTGGGTGCCCCTAGTGCCGTAGGGCGCACCATGCTTGAAGGTGCGTTGCACGATTTAAAAGCCGATCCGCAGCACACGTCGTTTTTCCTCACGCATTTTCATATGGACCATGTGGGATTGCTCGACGAAGTGGCGAACCCGAGCCAGACGGTTTATCTGAGTCACGTTGATTTTGGACGGATGCAACGCAGCCTTTATGACCCCTGGGTTGACCAGCTGTATAAGCGCATGCTTTCAGAAGGCTGTCCAGCCCACTACCGTTCGATTATTGCTGAAACAAGACAGGCCGATCGCTTCGATGCGGATATCCATATGCTTTCGTTTGTCGGGGAAGGGGACTCTATCGCAGTGGGTTCTGCCACGTTTGACGTGTTTGAGGTTGGTGGTCATACGCCGGGCCATCTTGCTCTGCTGCACCGACCAAGTGGAATGCTGTTTAGCGGCGACCATGTGCTGTTTGTTATCTCGCCCGGCGTCGATTTACAGCCTGACCGAACCGATTCGATGGAAACCTATCTCCAAAGTTTAGAAAAGGTGCGAAATCTGCCGTATCGCCAGCTGTTACATTCACATGGGCCCTTGTGGAACAACGTAGAAGAGCGCATCGACTGGCTGGCTCATCATCATGTGCAGCGTGCGGCATCGGCCTTGTCGGTGATTGAGGCAACCCCGGGTTTGTCGGGTGAAGAGTTGACACGCTTGCTTTCTTGGAATGTGCCTCATAAAACCTGGGATGATATTGCGCCAGCTCAGCAGCGTTACATTTCAGGCGAGGGCATTGTGATTCTGGACTATCTTTGTGGCCTCGGCGACATTAAACGAACTGCCGATGACATGGGCATCAATCGCTATTATGCGCAGCGTGCTGGTGCTGATTCGCGCATAGCGGCACTCCTTGCACAGGCTTCGCAGCGGTTAGAGAATACAAAAGTGTAA
- the gatC gene encoding Asp-tRNA(Asn)/Glu-tRNA(Gln) amidotransferase subunit GatC: MTEHVTEKDVRAIAEYARIGLADGELPQMTADLNAIIDSLAPITEYDLEGVEPTFHPIGDLSNVMRDDIEQPSFTQEQALENAPAQQEGSFLIPSILGGGDAR; encoded by the coding sequence ATGACCGAACACGTAACTGAAAAGGATGTGCGTGCGATTGCCGAATACGCCCGCATTGGTCTAGCCGATGGGGAACTCCCTCAGATGACAGCTGACTTAAATGCGATCATTGACAGTCTTGCGCCCATTACTGAATACGATTTGGAAGGCGTTGAACCGACGTTTCATCCCATTGGTGATCTTTCAAATGTTATGCGCGACGATATCGAGCAGCCAAGTTTTACGCAAGAACAAGCGCTTGAAAATGCGCCAGCACAGCAAGAGGGAAGTTTTCTTATTCCTTCTATCTTGGGTGGAGGTGATGCCCGATGA
- a CDS encoding VanZ family protein, whose protein sequence is MAQQKTKLRWLPAIVWACFIFFMSAHSGGDLSSGMFGSVRETLKAAIDSMIGYQDDPVSPLCHFLEYLILGLLVAFALKGQMRSSHAFLLAVALASVYGVTDEIHQLFVPGRFCDPADWATDTCGAILGAALVLARSRSRVTARSDHATPAGSDDMEQLQ, encoded by the coding sequence ATGGCACAGCAAAAAACAAAGCTTCGTTGGCTGCCTGCTATCGTTTGGGCCTGCTTCATCTTTTTCATGTCAGCTCATTCGGGAGGCGATCTGTCTTCAGGAATGTTTGGGTCGGTGCGCGAGACCCTGAAGGCCGCTATCGACAGTATGATTGGCTACCAAGACGATCCAGTTTCACCGCTTTGCCACTTTCTTGAATACTTGATATTAGGCCTGCTCGTGGCTTTTGCATTAAAGGGCCAGATGCGGTCGTCACATGCTTTTCTGTTGGCTGTTGCCCTTGCAAGTGTGTATGGGGTAACTGACGAAATTCACCAACTGTTTGTGCCGGGACGCTTCTGCGATCCGGCTGATTGGGCTACCGATACCTGTGGAGCAATTCTCGGTGCAGCTTTGGTGCTCGCGCGCAGTCGCAGTCGAGTGACGGCAAGATCAGACCACGCAACACCAGCAGGCTCAGATGATATGGAGCAGCTGCAATGA
- the asnB gene encoding asparagine synthase (glutamine-hydrolyzing) produces MCGICGFTKTNTDSDQILKNMCNVMAHRGPDGEGRYLDDNIALGHRRLSLIDLEGGSQPMVRSTGDKTARVTSPARTLDGAFCQDKQSAAARGDYAIVFNGEIYNYQDLRAELEHDGWTFATHSDTEVLLVAYLAWGEAALPRLRGMFAFAIWDKKTHELFCARDFFGIKPFYYTEQHGSFIFASEIKCILEHPAYTRELNEEALEQYLCFQFSALDETFFKGIFKLPQGHCLTVRADGTCDIKRWWRPSFAPDHAHSEAETVQAIDETMRESVRYHNVADVEVGSFLSSGIDSSYMAACLATENPAIHTFTVGFSEYEGERDEISWARELAQELGISNESKHITEQEYWDVLPAVQWHMDEPSADPSAVALYFVDQLAAKQVKAVLSGEGADEFFGGYRVYETPLENAKLSWCPKPILRAAAKLLRGLGIRGANYLERASETVEDWYYTNANGVAFSPDQRARLLKKTSATMKTPQQLTAPVYAEASSLDEVTRMQYLDLHFWLVGDILLKTDKMAMAHSLESRVPFLDKEVFNVAASIPTALKVSDHQTKITLRQAAERAIPTDWAQKQKLGFPVPVANWLKQDKYYGLVKGWFTGEEAQRFFNTDELVRLLDEHKAGTRDNTRRIWIVYMFLMWYRIYFVDRKKPA; encoded by the coding sequence ATGTGTGGCATCTGCGGATTCACAAAAACGAATACGGACAGCGACCAGATTCTCAAAAACATGTGCAACGTCATGGCTCATCGAGGACCCGATGGCGAAGGACGCTATCTCGACGACAATATCGCTTTGGGACATCGCCGCTTGTCTCTGATCGACCTCGAAGGCGGCAGTCAACCAATGGTGCGTTCAACAGGCGATAAAACAGCTCGGGTGACCTCCCCCGCTCGCACGCTTGATGGCGCATTCTGCCAAGACAAACAGTCAGCGGCAGCACGCGGTGATTATGCAATAGTATTCAATGGTGAAATATACAACTACCAGGACCTTCGCGCCGAACTCGAACACGACGGTTGGACGTTTGCGACTCATTCCGACACCGAAGTACTGCTCGTTGCCTATCTGGCGTGGGGAGAAGCGGCACTCCCCCGTCTTCGTGGCATGTTCGCCTTTGCCATCTGGGATAAAAAGACCCACGAATTGTTCTGTGCACGTGACTTCTTCGGTATTAAGCCGTTCTACTACACAGAGCAGCACGGCTCGTTTATCTTCGCTTCCGAGATTAAGTGCATTCTTGAGCACCCTGCCTATACGCGCGAACTCAATGAAGAAGCACTCGAACAGTACTTATGTTTCCAGTTTTCAGCGCTCGACGAAACGTTCTTCAAGGGCATTTTTAAACTTCCTCAGGGTCACTGTTTAACCGTACGTGCCGATGGCACCTGCGATATCAAACGCTGGTGGCGCCCGTCTTTTGCGCCCGATCATGCACACAGTGAAGCCGAAACCGTCCAGGCTATCGATGAAACCATGCGTGAATCGGTGCGCTATCACAATGTCGCGGATGTTGAAGTTGGATCGTTTCTTTCTTCTGGCATCGATTCAAGCTATATGGCTGCCTGCTTGGCTACCGAAAATCCGGCGATTCATACGTTCACCGTGGGCTTTTCTGAATATGAAGGGGAACGTGACGAAATATCTTGGGCACGTGAACTCGCGCAAGAACTGGGCATATCAAACGAAAGTAAGCATATAACCGAACAAGAATACTGGGATGTGCTACCAGCTGTGCAATGGCATATGGATGAGCCATCTGCTGACCCGTCGGCTGTAGCGCTTTACTTTGTCGATCAGTTGGCCGCCAAACAGGTAAAAGCCGTACTTTCTGGCGAGGGAGCCGATGAATTTTTTGGCGGCTATCGCGTGTACGAAACACCACTTGAAAACGCTAAACTCTCGTGGTGTCCAAAACCTATTTTACGAGCAGCTGCAAAATTGTTGCGTGGCTTAGGAATTCGCGGGGCAAATTATCTGGAGAGGGCAAGCGAAACCGTTGAGGACTGGTACTACACAAATGCGAATGGTGTGGCGTTTTCTCCAGATCAGCGGGCACGCTTGCTGAAAAAGACATCGGCCACTATGAAAACTCCTCAGCAGCTGACGGCTCCGGTATATGCTGAAGCATCCAGTCTTGATGAAGTTACGCGTATGCAATATCTCGACCTGCACTTTTGGCTGGTCGGCGACATCCTTCTGAAGACCGACAAAATGGCAATGGCACATTCTCTTGAATCACGGGTGCCGTTTTTGGACAAAGAAGTATTCAATGTTGCTGCTTCTATTCCCACTGCACTCAAGGTAAGCGACCATCAAACGAAGATTACCCTGCGCCAAGCGGCTGAACGTGCCATACCAACCGACTGGGCACAAAAGCAAAAACTTGGCTTTCCCGTGCCCGTTGCTAACTGGCTGAAACAGGACAAGTACTACGGGCTTGTCAAAGGCTGGTTTACTGGCGAGGAAGCACAGCGCTTTTTCAACACCGACGAACTCGTGCGCTTACTCGACGAACATAAAGCGGGCACGCGTGATAACACGCGCCGCATCTGGATTGTCTACATGTTCCTTATGTGGTACCGCATCTATTTTGTCGATCGCAAAAAGCCAGCGTAG
- a CDS encoding EXLDI protein: MKYEEIKLNISNDKISNYKIFKGMKLYSEIFKSENEKKLINKRVFVTPKGNYVYYERTDINWNYWSDRTRYDSSFELSDIKHNIVFEVSTELTKFTKYLGEEVVKKIMFKEKNGEIVEVLDI, from the coding sequence ATGAAGTATGAAGAAATTAAATTAAATATTTCAAATGATAAAATTAGCAATTACAAAATATTTAAAGGGATGAAGCTGTATTCTGAAATATTTAAATCCGAAAATGAAAAGAAGTTAATAAATAAAAGAGTATTTGTAACTCCAAAAGGAAACTATGTTTATTATGAAAGGACAGATATAAATTGGAACTATTGGTCAGATAGAACAAGATATGATTCGAGTTTTGAATTAAGTGATATCAAACATAATATAGTATTTGAAGTATCAACAGAATTGACTAAGTTTACAAAATATTTAGGAGAAGAAGTAGTCAAAAAAATTATGTTTAAAGAAAAAAATGGAGAAATAGTAGAAGTACTAGATATTTAG
- the gatB gene encoding Asp-tRNA(Asn)/Glu-tRNA(Gln) amidotransferase subunit GatB — MKSMEEVLQDWEAVIGLEVHCELTRLETKMFCSCKLEFGAEPNTHTCPVCLGLPGALPVPNKAAIESIVLAGFATNCDIEKRTMFYRKGYMYPDMAKNYQTTQGPKAFCMRGYLDLSVDGRGASERWGIEGLAEGDEQENITRTADGYRARVGIERIHMEEDAGKMVHLGGVEGRIEGATHSLVDYNRAGTPLIELVTKPDLRTPEEARLFMQKLRQIFLALEISDCSMEEGSLRADGNVSLRRRGTTQLGTKTELKNINSFKSLHDGLVYEIRRQAEVLEEGGIIYQETRHWDPTSKRTIVMRVKETADDYRMFPDPDLAPYDLSDEFIERVRAKLPELPDQKEERFRTSYGLTAYDARHLVEHRATANFFEACMHIADAALAKPVANLLINDLAARAGFEEGSDLANSPLTPKRAVELVSLVADDAISSKQGREVLEAVFEQDADPAAIVEERGMRQVSDTAAIEAVVDAVLAENPDKVEAYRGGKTGLIGFFVGQCMKAMHGQGNPKVINQLLAERLK; from the coding sequence ATGAAAAGTATGGAAGAAGTACTGCAAGACTGGGAAGCAGTTATCGGGCTGGAGGTTCACTGTGAACTAACGCGCCTGGAAACAAAAATGTTCTGCAGCTGTAAGCTGGAATTTGGCGCCGAGCCGAATACGCATACTTGTCCGGTGTGCTTAGGGCTTCCCGGAGCATTACCGGTTCCCAATAAAGCAGCCATTGAAAGTATTGTGCTTGCTGGTTTTGCGACGAACTGTGATATCGAAAAGCGCACGATGTTTTATCGCAAGGGGTATATGTACCCCGACATGGCGAAGAACTACCAAACCACGCAGGGTCCCAAGGCATTTTGTATGCGTGGATACCTCGACTTATCGGTTGATGGTCGGGGTGCTTCCGAACGCTGGGGCATCGAGGGCCTTGCTGAAGGCGATGAACAAGAAAATATTACCCGTACAGCCGATGGGTATCGTGCTCGAGTGGGTATCGAACGCATCCATATGGAAGAGGATGCCGGCAAAATGGTGCACTTGGGTGGCGTAGAGGGTCGTATCGAGGGTGCTACGCATTCTCTGGTTGACTACAATCGCGCTGGTACACCACTTATCGAACTCGTGACAAAGCCCGATCTGCGTACACCTGAAGAAGCGCGTCTGTTCATGCAGAAGCTGCGCCAGATATTCCTTGCTCTTGAAATATCCGATTGCAGCATGGAAGAGGGCAGTCTGCGCGCTGATGGCAACGTAAGCTTGCGGCGGCGTGGTACAACGCAGCTGGGTACAAAAACCGAGCTCAAGAATATCAATAGCTTCAAAAGTCTCCACGATGGCTTGGTGTATGAGATTCGCCGTCAAGCTGAAGTGCTTGAAGAGGGCGGCATCATCTATCAGGAAACGCGTCATTGGGACCCTACATCGAAGCGTACGATTGTCATGCGCGTGAAGGAAACAGCCGACGACTACCGCATGTTCCCTGATCCGGATTTGGCCCCATACGATCTGTCTGATGAATTTATCGAACGGGTACGGGCGAAGCTGCCTGAATTACCCGACCAAAAAGAGGAACGTTTCCGTACGTCTTATGGCTTAACGGCGTATGATGCGCGTCATCTGGTAGAACATCGGGCAACAGCAAACTTCTTTGAGGCGTGCATGCACATTGCCGATGCAGCACTTGCGAAGCCGGTGGCCAATCTGCTGATTAACGACCTTGCGGCGCGTGCGGGTTTCGAAGAAGGTTCTGATTTGGCAAACAGCCCCCTGACGCCAAAGCGCGCCGTCGAACTTGTTTCTCTTGTTGCTGATGACGCTATTTCATCCAAGCAGGGAAGAGAAGTGCTTGAAGCTGTGTTTGAACAGGATGCCGATCCAGCCGCTATTGTTGAAGAACGCGGCATGCGACAGGTGTCGGATACCGCTGCTATTGAAGCGGTTGTTGATGCGGTGCTGGCAGAAAACCCCGATAAGGTGGAAGCCTACCGGGGTGGCAAGACGGGGCTTATTGGCTTTTTTGTCGGGCAATGCATGAAGGCCATGCACGGTCAGGGTAATCCGAAGGTTATCAACCAACTGTTAGCAGAACGACTGAAGTAA
- a CDS encoding DNA-deoxyinosine glycosylase yields MQEYQHIDHGFGPVFDSRSHVLILGSFPSVLSRQNSFYYGNPQNRFWHVIAACVGAPTPPNTPLNTSIQAKRQLLKDAGIALWDVIESCDIKGSADSTIRHAVPANLNIIFDAASIEAVYANGRTAETLYRRLAEAHTKRPIIGLPSTSPANAAWSKERLIDSWKKALDPYL; encoded by the coding sequence TTGCAAGAATACCAACATATCGACCATGGGTTTGGTCCGGTCTTCGACAGTCGATCGCACGTGCTCATACTAGGCAGTTTTCCTTCAGTGCTGTCACGACAAAATAGTTTCTATTACGGCAACCCACAAAATCGTTTCTGGCACGTTATAGCTGCCTGCGTTGGGGCGCCTACGCCACCAAATACCCCGCTGAATACGTCCATTCAGGCGAAGCGGCAATTGTTAAAAGATGCTGGCATTGCCCTTTGGGACGTTATCGAGAGCTGTGACATTAAAGGGTCTGCCGACAGCACTATCAGGCATGCGGTGCCCGCCAACCTGAATATCATTTTCGATGCGGCATCAATCGAAGCTGTGTACGCCAATGGCCGTACTGCCGAGACGCTATATCGTCGCTTGGCTGAAGCACACACAAAACGACCGATTATTGGTCTTCCCTCGACCAGCCCTGCCAATGCCGCTTGGTCGAAGGAACGTCTTATTGATAGTTGGAAGAAAGCCCTTGACCCTTACTTGTAA
- the ychF gene encoding redox-regulated ATPase YchF → MSLSIGIVGLPNVGKSTLFTALTKKGGLAANYPFATIEPNVGVVPVPDARLNRLAEIDHPARIVPATVEFVDIAGLVAGASQGEGLGNQFLANIRETDAICEVVRFFSDPDVVHVAGKVDPQSDVDTIKTELILADVATLEKALPRLEKEAKRDKSLATRVEVAQKVMAGLNEGHRARTLGLSHEETAAIYDLHLLTMKPMLYIANVDEDALSADLPEIDGTVPVPISAQVEADLADLEPEEAQEYLAELGLSESGLARLVREAYKLLGLQSYFTSGETETRAWTIPVGAKAPEAAGVIHSDFERGFIKAETASFADYSELGGEAGCRAAGKLRQEGKDYVVQDGDVMHFKFNV, encoded by the coding sequence ATGTCGCTTTCTATCGGTATCGTGGGTCTGCCTAATGTTGGCAAGTCGACGCTGTTCACCGCGTTAACGAAGAAGGGCGGCTTAGCAGCAAATTATCCCTTTGCGACGATCGAGCCCAATGTGGGGGTCGTGCCAGTGCCTGATGCGCGACTCAACCGCTTAGCAGAAATTGATCATCCTGCTCGCATCGTGCCGGCTACGGTTGAGTTTGTTGATATTGCTGGTTTAGTGGCAGGCGCATCGCAGGGTGAAGGACTGGGCAATCAGTTTTTGGCAAACATTCGTGAAACCGATGCGATTTGCGAAGTAGTGCGCTTCTTTTCCGATCCAGATGTCGTACATGTGGCTGGTAAGGTTGATCCACAGAGCGATGTAGACACTATCAAAACAGAGCTGATACTGGCAGATGTCGCGACGTTGGAAAAAGCGCTGCCTCGTTTAGAAAAGGAAGCAAAACGCGACAAGTCGCTTGCCACACGTGTGGAAGTTGCACAAAAGGTAATGGCAGGGCTCAACGAAGGTCATCGTGCTCGTACGCTCGGCTTATCACATGAAGAAACTGCTGCTATTTACGATCTGCACCTGCTAACCATGAAGCCGATGTTGTACATAGCCAATGTTGATGAGGACGCACTTTCGGCTGATCTGCCTGAAATTGATGGAACAGTGCCCGTTCCTATTTCTGCGCAGGTTGAGGCTGATCTCGCTGATTTAGAGCCTGAGGAAGCGCAGGAATATCTTGCTGAATTGGGGCTGTCTGAAAGTGGACTCGCGCGATTGGTGCGCGAAGCGTACAAGCTGTTGGGATTGCAGAGCTATTTTACAAGCGGTGAAACAGAAACGCGTGCTTGGACTATTCCCGTTGGTGCCAAGGCACCTGAAGCAGCTGGGGTGATCCATTCCGATTTTGAGCGCGGATTCATTAAGGCTGAGACAGCAAGCTTTGCCGACTACAGCGAACTTGGTGGTGAGGCGGGTTGCCGTGCTGCGGGCAAATTGCGTCAAGAAGGCAAGGATTATGTGGTGCAAGACGGTGACGTCATGCACTTCAAGTTCAACGTATAG
- the gatA gene encoding Asp-tRNA(Asn)/Glu-tRNA(Gln) amidotransferase subunit GatA gives MKDFACCSIATIREGLRVGEFTAREVAEQSIARIEAIDPTINAFLETTPEAALAQADQVDAAITAGNFDTLGSLAGVPVAFKDNMNQKGTHTTCASRMLENYVSPYTATCVQQVIDAGALPLGKLNMDEFAFGSTTESSAFGTTKNPWNTAHVPGGSSGGSAAAVAAGMASLTLGSDTGGSIRQPGSFCGVVAVKPTYGVVSRYGVVAFGSSLDQVGPFTRTVHDAAVALNVLSGRDTKDCTSQQCTIDFTEGLDRGIEGMTIGIVPAFMEAEGLSHEVRSAVESAAEQLRSFGAQVVEVDLPHAAAAISAYYVLGPCEAFSNLSRFDSVRYGYRDPGHTDLGSQYEASREKGFGLEARRRIMLGSYLLSAGVYDTYYYPAQQIRTLITQDYKQAYEKVDCILAPVAPRTAFRFGELSDPTSMYLSDMFTISINIAGNGGMNMPVGLGKESGLPVGVQLIAPAFHDENMLRVAAALEVAYGSAPIAPDFANQKAGA, from the coding sequence ATGAAGGATTTCGCTTGCTGTTCTATCGCTACCATTCGCGAAGGCCTACGTGTGGGGGAATTTACTGCGCGCGAAGTTGCTGAACAGTCGATTGCCCGTATAGAGGCTATCGATCCGACAATTAATGCGTTTTTGGAAACAACGCCCGAAGCGGCTCTTGCGCAGGCTGATCAGGTTGATGCAGCTATAACTGCAGGCAACTTTGATACGCTAGGCTCCTTGGCCGGCGTGCCGGTAGCTTTCAAAGACAACATGAATCAAAAGGGCACCCACACCACGTGTGCTTCGCGGATGCTTGAAAACTATGTTTCACCTTATACAGCTACCTGTGTACAACAGGTGATTGACGCTGGCGCTCTGCCATTAGGCAAGCTCAACATGGATGAATTTGCGTTTGGCAGCACAACCGAATCGAGCGCTTTTGGCACGACCAAGAACCCTTGGAATACCGCACATGTGCCAGGAGGTAGTTCGGGTGGTAGCGCTGCGGCAGTAGCTGCGGGCATGGCAAGCCTGACATTAGGAAGCGATACGGGTGGGTCTATTCGCCAGCCGGGTAGTTTCTGTGGTGTCGTGGCTGTTAAGCCAACCTATGGAGTGGTATCGCGCTATGGGGTCGTGGCCTTTGGCAGCTCGCTTGACCAGGTGGGACCTTTCACGCGTACAGTTCACGATGCGGCCGTTGCGCTCAACGTGCTTTCTGGTCGCGACACGAAGGACTGCACAAGTCAGCAATGCACCATCGACTTCACAGAAGGGCTCGATCGGGGCATCGAAGGCATGACTATTGGTATCGTGCCGGCGTTCATGGAAGCAGAAGGCCTTTCGCATGAAGTGCGCAGCGCGGTTGAGTCTGCCGCTGAACAGCTGCGCAGTTTTGGTGCCCAGGTGGTAGAGGTTGATCTTCCTCATGCGGCGGCTGCTATCAGCGCTTACTACGTGTTGGGTCCCTGCGAGGCTTTTTCGAATCTTTCGCGTTTCGATAGTGTCCGTTATGGATACCGCGACCCGGGCCATACGGATCTGGGCAGCCAATATGAAGCGAGCCGAGAAAAAGGCTTCGGTCTTGAGGCACGCCGGCGCATCATGCTCGGAAGCTATCTTCTTTCAGCGGGGGTCTACGATACGTACTACTATCCCGCTCAGCAGATTCGCACCCTTATCACGCAGGATTACAAGCAGGCGTATGAGAAGGTTGACTGCATTCTCGCGCCTGTTGCACCGCGCACGGCATTTCGATTCGGTGAACTTTCTGATCCCACGAGCATGTATCTGTCCGATATGTTCACTATTTCTATTAATATCGCTGGCAATGGCGGCATGAATATGCCGGTTGGCCTGGGAAAAGAAAGTGGGCTGCCCGTTGGCGTGCAGCTGATAGCACCAGCGTTTCATGATGAAAACATGTTACGTGTAGCAGCAGCACTTGAAGTGGCCTATGGCTCTGCGCCGATCGCTCCCGATTTTGCTAACCAGAAAGCAGGTGCATAG
- a CDS encoding sodium-dependent transporter, which yields MTQKTERALWSGKWMFILSAAASAVGLGNMWRFPYLAAKYGGGIFILTYLVLVFTFGVSMLLLETAFGRKTGQSVIGAFRSFGKKYTFIGVLASAVPFIITPYYCIIGGWVAKYMVSYVTNSPADMADGGNFFVNFIDSTDSSFLFMLLFMAAAFLVVSLGVKGGIEKANLVMMPLLLVAAVAIAVYVATFPGALGGIAYYLTPDFSKMSPELLIGALGQMFYSLSLAMGIMVTYGSYLGKKENLTKSVAWIGGADLAVSILAGLMIVPAAFIAMGSADAVAAKSGPSLMFITLPSVFQQMGGIAPVIGFAFFLLVFFAALTSAISLIEACVSIISDGAGWSRRRSLITTVFVVVVAGIIINLGYNGLSFIQPLGEGSTLLDFFDFISNSVLMPIVALMTVIFIGWIMKPSIIIEEVKQSSDFKLEKAWTVIIKYVAPVLLVVILVAYVGAQFGLFSF from the coding sequence ATGACGCAGAAGACTGAACGAGCCTTATGGTCGGGCAAATGGATGTTTATCCTGTCTGCTGCCGCCAGTGCGGTGGGTTTGGGAAACATGTGGCGTTTTCCGTATCTTGCGGCGAAGTATGGCGGCGGCATTTTTATTCTTACATATCTGGTACTCGTATTTACTTTTGGCGTTTCGATGCTCTTGCTTGAAACGGCTTTTGGTCGCAAGACGGGTCAGTCAGTTATTGGGGCATTTCGCTCGTTTGGTAAGAAATATACCTTTATCGGCGTACTTGCCTCGGCAGTGCCGTTTATTATTACGCCGTACTACTGCATCATCGGCGGCTGGGTTGCAAAGTATATGGTGTCATATGTGACGAACTCGCCAGCTGATATGGCTGACGGTGGTAATTTCTTCGTAAACTTTATTGACAGTACTGATTCAAGTTTCTTGTTTATGCTGCTGTTTATGGCTGCGGCATTTCTTGTTGTTTCGTTGGGTGTTAAGGGTGGCATTGAAAAGGCTAACCTGGTTATGATGCCTTTGCTATTGGTAGCTGCTGTCGCTATTGCTGTGTACGTGGCAACGTTTCCTGGAGCGCTGGGTGGCATTGCCTATTATTTAACGCCTGATTTCAGCAAAATGTCGCCGGAGCTTCTTATTGGCGCATTAGGGCAGATGTTCTACAGTTTGTCGCTGGCCATGGGCATTATGGTTACGTATGGTTCATATCTCGGTAAGAAGGAAAATCTTACGAAGAGTGTGGCATGGATCGGCGGTGCTGATCTAGCTGTTTCGATTCTTGCCGGTTTAATGATTGTTCCTGCAGCGTTTATCGCCATGGGTTCAGCTGATGCAGTGGCGGCTAAATCGGGCCCTTCCCTTATGTTTATCACGCTGCCTTCGGTGTTCCAGCAGATGGGTGGTATTGCTCCAGTTATCGGTTTTGCCTTCTTCCTGCTGGTGTTCTTTGCTGCATTAACAAGTGCTATCTCGCTTATCGAAGCATGCGTTTCTATCATTAGTGATGGAGCTGGTTGGTCGCGTCGTCGCTCTCTTATTACTACGGTTTTTGTGGTAGTAGTCGCAGGTATTATCATTAACCTTGGCTACAACGGCCTTTCGTTCATTCAGCCTTTGGGCGAAGGTTCAACGCTCCTTGATTTCTTCGACTTCATTTCGAATTCGGTGCTCATGCCTATCGTGGCACTGATGACGGTTATCTTTATCGGTTGGATCATGAAGCCGAGCATTATCATCGAAGAGGTGAAGCAGTCTTCAGACTTCAAGCTGGAGAAGGCGTGGACGGTTATTATCAAATATGTAGCGCCGGTGCTGCTTGTGGTTATTCTGGTTGCTTATGTCGGTGCACAGTTTGGCCTGTTCAGCTTCTAA